ACCGACGTggttcgcgatagacccgattttaaatgtgatttaatatgtgttcaaaacgcgaaagttttaaatgttatacggTCAGATGTAAACAAAAACTCATCTTGTCTATCTTCCCTTCCAGTTCGTCGGTTTactgatcatcatcatcctccTGGAGCTGTCCGTGGGTATCGCGGCGGCAGCGCTGCGCCCCCAGATCGAGGAGTCCATGAAGGCCAACCTGCGCAAGTCCTTCATTAACAACAAGTCGCTGCGCGAAGAGGATAACGATTATCGTGCCTTCTGGGACCGCATTCAGTCTAACGTGAGTTTTGAAATGTTTATCTAgttcactatttattttatccttaacAACATTTTTAGCCAATAAATCTTCGCTTAGTTTATATTgatatttctttaatttaaatctttaacgcacaaacattatttatatattatatgtatactcgTATCGATTTGTACAAGAAAGAAGATTTGTTTGtgttgcaaatgccatgcagactTTCGTCCGATTCCAGCGATAGGTTAACGATATCTAAAAACACTTtacaattaaccaaaaattaatcTTTCTTCATCATTTTTGTTAACTTCGTCGGCTACATGAGTGCTGTTATCTTCTGAAATCTTCCAGTTCTAATTCTGCATCAATCAACACCGATTTTAAGTATTACCTCACTGCATCTCATTTTTCATTACTTTGCTTCATTGttgtattctttattctttattgtattgcagtcatgttcataatacattaggtgttacagtttgaggatggtaggtacatgacaccctgtcagggcactcaattttcttaagtctaggtaaaattacatgcatctcatacaaatagcaataaaatctatatttataactttatattttatcgacgtttatgcaacgttaaatgtcaagttcgttaagaaaattagtaaaataataaaataatgatgctaaatattaaatgtccaggttaatttataaatagatttaaataatgtgaaacaatatagttaatattaattaactatatgtcattttagagaatgcataaatgtcaataaatgtttacaataatatttcaataaaatttaattaattcaatttggGTAAGTACATAGCATTATTTCAGTGTTTGGTCATTTAGAAATTCGTCTATTGTGTAATATGCTTTCTCTAGAAGAAGCTTTTTAAgcgtatttttaaacagtttatcATTCGGTTCCTGTTTTGTActgtcgggtagtttatttgTGATTATAATACattgataataaggtccctttctgCACATAGCTAACTTAATATTTGGTATGGCTAACTGATTCTTAGACCTACTATTAGTTTTACAGACTTCTCCTTTGGTTTTAAACAATTCCGAAAACAATTTTGGTTTCTAACAAAAAGTGCACACtccagtatatatatacacggtaagGTAAGTAGTCTATGTTTTACTAAATGAGGGCGACTGCTGTTTGGTATTCGTGTGTTTGTCAGAATACGGACGCATTTTTTCTGCATTATGAACAAATCATTGGCGTCAGTGCTTGGGTACCACAAGACCACACCATACCATGTATAAGAGATATTACTTCAAACTACCATAGATACTATAATAGTGCCTTCTAGTTCTATTACTCAGCCAGCATCGATTCTTAGTCTATTTCACCGAAAACTCAGTCTAGGTCTGTGCCAATTTTAGGGACAATAAATTGTTTGCTGCTTTTTTCACAGTTTATCAATCTCTTTCCAGCTCCAATGCTGCGGTATCACCGGCCCCAATGACTACCGCGCCAACGACCGCGGCCAGGCCGCCATCAACCCCACCTACAGCTGCTGCCCTCCCGACAACTCCGACAAATCTGCCGAGATCAAGCGCTCCGAGTGCCTTAACGCGGGATCGTATTACGAGCAGGGGTGTGAGGACAAGGTGCTCAGTGCGATCCATAGTGCGGGAATGACTGTTATTGTCTGTGGGCTGCTCTTCTGCTTTTTGGAGGTGAGACTTGCCTCTACTACTACCAGTGAAATCAcaagcaatgagggctatcgtttttttgctcaccagttggcgcctctgttgatggtggtccaaaagactaaagaacagctgtcagtcattgacgtgacaagtgacatttgacactttgaactttgcgaagaccaccatctacactagcgcctctagcggcgaattcatacgcgttagcccttaTTGCTACCATTTTGTGTTGTTTTCTGTGACAGTTCCTAAAGTAAGGATTTTTCTTACTCTATTCATTTCTTCTATTCATATGCACCATACTCCTGCACCCCTGACAGATTGTTACCGACATACCGATAATAATCATCAATCATGACGGTATAACAGCTATCAAGATTTGCGGTCTGACTGCCTCACTAgcttgtacttgtagtgtactTTTCTaccgatttttaattttttgtaattaatgGCGTAGGAACTAATTAgcacaataaaatacaaaatgtattatacagaataaaattaactcCAATTTAACCTTTGATTTTTTGtattctatttttttctatgtgcaactttaatttattgtttttatatatttcaggTTGCTGGTATCGTCCTCGCCCTTTGGTTGGCGCACGCTATTAAAACTCAAGGAAAGAGCCGAGACACGGCTTAAGTATTTACTTGAATTGTATTGCAAGAAATAGAAAcatcagtaggtacctattcttACGACCGACCTGAGTTGGTCGTGGCAGAATCTTAATTCGTTTGCTGCAATTGTTTACTGATTGAAAAAAATGCAAGATTATTCTCCATTTTTGGAATCCATTAAACAATGTATTCTAGCTCTCTTGAAATCTCTCTTTAATATGTTGTCTCAATTATATTTAAGCTAAGAGTATAACGATTTTTCATTGGATGGTTTAGTTAGACATAGTATTTAAATAACGAGTAGCTAACTAGCTACtgtaattattgttttaatattaatagattacctatttaatagaaaaaaatattgtcactgCATCGTTTActtcttaaatataaatatgctaATCTTATTTAATTGCGATATTATCAAATATCattattagaaaataattcataatattttgatatatttttttcataaaggTGCATTATCTATTCCTCCAATATTTAAAAGacaattaattataactaaTTATACCTAATCTATACTGAATCCACATGAATCTAAAGAGTTTTAAGTATAAAGTTATATTGAAACCGTTATCTAAGAATAATTTATAACCatagttttaatatttgttacctcgaatattatataggtatacgtAGGTAAAAAAAGTCTATGTTAGATATTAGTTGCTTAGAATTAGATATAAAGCGTACGGTCACCTCAAAACGTAATATTGTGATaattcttagttttatttctaagaaCATCTTATATTGAAATCTTTGTTTGGCCTGGGTGCCATTAAAAATAtgcctttttttaaattcactttCAAAATTGAAAACTTAGGTAACAAAGATTCTTGTTACCTAAAACCTCACCTGACTGACTTAATGTTTGATCTTACTTTCATGGTCTATCTTTCATCATTTAATTTCATGAATGTATGAATGAACCTTAAAACTGCTGTATATAATGCTTTTagattgtaaaataatattagtattattGCACTTAACATCTAAACCAAAGGCTACTTGTTTTTAAGTAGAATTAAATATTGTGTATCTGTATTTCACCTCAAGGTTTGTGATACATGCACATTTTGTATTATATGTTATGAACTCCCAATGTATGCTTGTTCTAACaattttcagtttatttttgttacaatcATTATTTTCTGATTAATATAAACTCCGAAGTTTTCCAATAGCtttatattttgtcaaaaattcatttcaaaaaataaaataaaaaatctgcttTTTAGACATCTGTAGCGACCatggaaattaaataaactgtatctactttagtataaataagtaattatttttatttaacatatggtttaagatatttatttactagtcACTGTTTCAAGgtttgtatgtttataaatacatCGTAtgttaaatttgtttatttggGAATATGTTAAATTACCTGAAACTCATAtcatatgttaaatataattttgttacaaaataaaCGTGTTCCAACtttgcattttatttacaattataaattggtaataataataatttagaccTTTAATTGATTTTCGTAAAAAGATAGTGCAGTGTTGCATCAGTTGaacctaaatatatttttatctagacatttaaaaaaatattttaatatctttattgtaatataaatattatattgtaatataGTTATGTGTATAGCAATAAAACTCGCGgtaggtgttttttttattattgaaccaTAAATATAGCCATAATTATGTTAATGAAGAAGATGGCTGCATACATTCAACACATAAGCATAGCTAACAATACATATatagatttaatatataattcaaaatttaatttattcacaAATACCTCCATAGTCATTATGAAACATGCAATATCATTTTggcattttactttatttaaatattccCATTCaatcaattataataaatttatataaaatttctaAACTCGTATGAAGGTTGtcgtgttttattaaaaatagacatttatttttatattatttagcaTTTTACAGAATGAACCAaccttaatttataaataatactaagTAATATCAATTTCCTCTTACATATAATATTCCTTAACAGTAAGCAAATATAatacgtataaataaatattgtaggacattcacagattgactaagtcccacggtaagcccaaggaggcttgtgttatgggtactcagacaacgatatatattatataaatacttaaatacatagaaaacacccatgattaagaaacaaatatctgtgcttatcacaccaataaatgcccttaccgggattcgaacccaggaccatcggcttcacaggcagggtcacttccCTGGCCATGTATTATTACTTAGTGCACGAAAAAACCATTCACTGTACTTAGAGGTATACGTAGACTAATTGGACTTATTAATtactacaagtttttttttatattatgttaaaataCTTCTGCCTGCAATCATAACGACCAAATTTAATTCTATGacaaaaatatatcaatttaaTCATTTCTATTCTTAAAATAGATTAATGCGAGGTGTCAGAGCATCTACTTTGTCTAGTTCTATCAGTGTACAGccacataataagtaatagtattgtaCAGCCTATTGATGGGCTATAGgtaaatacttaatttattaagttttttataattatttaataacttcTTACGAATGCTAACTCATTGTtctcaaaagtatttaaaaattactgcaATTCATCATCAGACGATATAAATactaacttaattaaaaaaattcaaatagaaAGTTCTATAAACTAATTTAATGAGAAAAATTGTGTGTTGGAAAGCAATAATAGTATATTGTGTGTGGTGGGTGGTAAACAAGAATTTACTACCGAGTGTGAATTGAAGCCCGAAGCCAAAGGCGAGGGCTTAATTAACATGAGCTCAAAaagggaaataaataaaacttctgcTTAATTTCGTACATACATTACGGCCCTTGGTGGAAATTTAAGATTTATggaccgcatcgcctacgtGTAATATCACCTTTTACGAGAAATTGTGATGAAACACCTTATTGCAGAAATGGAATTGATAATTCTTCTGGTatcctataaaataaaataattatacatatatctacAAAACATCATAAGATAACGACTATACCCGGCCAGTcataaagaaagaaatatataatacatatatgtcaCTCTTAATTGCTGTACGAAAGAGACGAAGGCTTTCTCCTGTCATGCAAtaaaaattttgctttaaatTAGTGTACcattaaacataattaattCCTAACTAAacaattaactaaaataaaaattaactcaCGTActtaagttaaataaattagccaaaaaatctcACATCTACAAATTATACAACCTTTTCTATAAGTATTTTGCAAATCAAGCAAGATCACTATAATATACAGCGCGCAGCAAGCAAACAACGCGTAACATACCTTGTAACATACCTTGTAACATACCTTGTAACACCAAACAACATTTCTCACAACATCGTAGGCATAAGACTTAAACTACGTAAATTCGTATTCGATCGTTTGCTACACGGTAAAGCTATGTACCTATAGTGCATAGTGCGACTGGTTAGAATCAATCATGCACTACGGGAATCTAACATCTGTTATGGCATTTTTAAATAATCCTTTTGAATTGATACCTGACTGATGACCTACACAATAAGGTCACATTTGGCGTAATTTACTTTCCCCTTCGAAgataaaatttaaatgaatattagCTTGCTGATTTCTAATTAGGTATAGTTCTAAATATACTATTGACATTTAGAAGAGAGTCCTACTTACTATAGaatcactgactaaaataaagaTAATGAAAACATGAGTTcttctacacaaaaatattatgaaacaGTTAGTGCATCTAGTGTATTAACTTCATTCAATTCATAAACGAAAGTGCACTaatcaatatatattataataatctaTTCTAATTTAAGAGTAGTATATTTTTACagtgaatattttaataatggTAACTATTTAACAACCATCGGTTACAACTACTTGTTTAATTGAGAGATGCACCGATGCgacgaaaaaatatatttacattactAACTATAAATATGTAGAACTATTAACTATAAATATGTAGAACTATCATCAGATATAACATAAGTGCAAAATCCATTTGAGAAACATACAACTCAAGTAGTACTGAAGAAGCAGAGAATGGCAATAGAGATTAGTTTGAATATGCGTGTTTTCGATTAGTTCTAGATTTACATAATTGGTCCCATGTGGCTCTATAGCCTCAGCTGATTTGCTTAAACCTACTTATTATCACAGGATACAGCTACGGTTCATAGAACTGTTGTACGTTTCAAGTGCAAAAGGTAACATCTACCGTGACAGCACCCGAAGTTCAATTTCATTGTGCATTTTAACTATTACCAATTAAAATCATTCGACAGAAATAAACACGGCTAATTTCATTGCTATTAGATTGACTGAAGTAAATATAATAGCAACAGCAACACTtattataagtaatttaaattataagttCCTCCTCAGATACTTAtcgaaaatacttaaaaaaatacttattgctATTAATACAAAAGTGTGAGTGAATTCTCAATCGTACACAATTCTACATAAAAATGTCTTCACAAACATAATAGTGTTCTAAAACGTTTACTTATGCAAATGCGATGCTGATTGTTAGTTTTCGAAATGTGCTTGTAGATTTTGCTGAAGCTTTCGACGTTCCGCTCGTATTGTTCTGGCCATCCACATCGCCAATATGATGCAGACTAACTGTAGAatcaaatgaataaaaatatattaattcgcAATTATTTCTAACTATAGGTAGCTATTTATTTGCTAGTCAGAAATATAGACACATTCGCTCGATGATTGTACAACTCTTCCTCTCTTACTAAGTAGGTATGTAGATACTTCAATAATAGCAAAAGGGTCTCAAACCATGCAATATACATTTTGAAATTGCTTTCCAATTCCAAAATATAAGGTATCTTAAGATagaaaatccggccaagtgcgagtcggactcgcgcacgaagggttccgtaccattacgaaaaaaaaacagcaaaaaaatcacgtttgttgtatgggagcccattcaaatatttatattattctgttattagtatttgttgttatagcggcaaaaaaaatacatcatctgtgaaaatttcaactgtctagctatcacggttcatgagatacagcctggtgacagacggacagacggacagcggagtcttagtaatagggtaccgtttttaccctttgggtacggaaccctaaaaatacttattagatGGTCAATGGTTTTTCTAGTATGTACTAAAACATTTCCTTAACTCACCTCTAGCAAAGCAAATATAACTCCAGTAGTAATGAAGATGTTTCCTTTCAAGGCTTTTTTCTGTCGCATCGCCTCTTCACATCCCCTTGCATAGTAACTCCGATCAGCCAAGCAGGTACCATGAAGGTGTTTTCGAGCACCACCATCTCGAAGGCCATGAGCGCGGGCGCAGCACGAAGGTGGGATGTCGCGGTGGATGATGGCATAGTCTTGAGGGCCGTCGACGCCGCAGCATTGATTCTAATCGATATCAGAAGTTTTACTTAGTTTGAAATTGAAAGTCCATTAGAAACATTGACAAAGTGTCttggttttaatttaatttctcgAAAGTTATTTTCGATCCTAAGAATTTTTGATGAAGTAGTAAAAACCTGTACCTAACCTATATTTTCTATAgtcatttgaaaatatttttgttgatgAAATATAGGTATAACACCTATCCGCCGTATAAGTTGTTCAGGATCAGGATATCGGTGTTAAGCTAATTACTGAAGCGGAACGAAGTTTTTCGTTTCAGCAAGTTCCAGCTTTGGCAAAAATTATTTCGTATGTCGGGATGTTCTTCACTACAGATCttatttctcaaccgattctcgtgaaaatttgtgagcaggttctagagttacagattttttttgttcagtttttggatttttttcaaaatggtggaGCCATAGGGGTTTGCGAAGTCTACAGCTCATAGAGTCACTAGTAATACTTTGTCAACTAGGTAACGCAATCTTACCTCTGACTGTAAGTTATCCCAATAGTTCCGATGGCTGACAACTTCATCATCGATCGTTGCGTTGCGGTAGAACTGGATGCGCATCTCGCTGCCCCCTCCCACCCAGGCACTGAGCACGGCTGCCCCCACCCCCACTACAACCTCCACTGATACGAGGAATATGAAGAAGCAGGCATGCTGAAAGTAAAACATATAAAGATTATTGTTAAAACCTAGGAAATTTGTGATTATCAGTAAACAAGAAAACGTTTACTATCTACAATACAAATATGAATTCGTTGAATACTTGAAATTGCTCAAACCCTAAATTCAGAACAATATACTTTACACAGCAAGCATCATGGTCAGTAGGTGTAGTGTACAGTCAGCGTCTATTGTAGCGGATGAAAAAGGCGCCAAAAGTATTTGGCTCCCTCATGGCACCCTCGAATACCATTCCAAATTGAGAATTATATCTACAGATCACGTTCAAAAGAATTTTACACGGtctaaattttctacaaatagagttataaatattgttttaattcgAGAATCTAcattttgacgcatagtctgatacgctactattgctgctgactgtaccttcaCCACTACTAATACCAATTGACGATCGATATTAATTGATTCGATAACCCAAGGACACCAGGCAACTCCACTTATCAGTTATGACTTTCTGAAGCTTCGTTCGATGATATAAAGTAACGTATACAGACAAATTCTAAGATCAGAATCTATCTTAGATATTCttataagtaaatgtaaaataagataatgtatgtgtgtgtgagaAGATTCCTCGATCTTTATAACGACTTAAAAAAAAGAGTTCCACAGGGTACTCT
This genomic stretch from Cydia strobilella chromosome 6, ilCydStro3.1, whole genome shotgun sequence harbors:
- the LOC134742216 gene encoding 23 kDa integral membrane protein-like — protein: MEGCGSRCIKYLLIVFNGLFMIFGIVIIATACVDMGMIQGFADMQSGHETDAVLIAVGVLIIIVAAFGCFGAWKESPKLLYIFVGLLIIIILLELSVGIAAAALRPQIEESMKANLRKSFINNKSLREEDNDYRAFWDRIQSNLQCCGITGPNDYRANDRGQAAINPTYSCCPPDNSDKSAEIKRSECLNAGSYYEQGCEDKVLSAIHSAGMTVIVCGLLFCFLEVAGIVLALWLAHAIKTQGKSRDTA
- the LOC134742571 gene encoding 23 kDa integral membrane protein-like, whose amino-acid sequence is MKSRSIRCMKFFLTLFNITCILFGLILMAICVMNMRERKSRPDEQAALSRGVLTFLLTLGLCLVVTAVLGCIGALREHVKILYVHACFFIFLVSVEVVVGVGAAVLSAWVGGGSEMRIQFYRNATIDDEVVSHRNYWDNLQSENQCCGVDGPQDYAIIHRDIPPSCCARAHGLRDGGARKHLHGTCLADRSYYARGCEEAMRQKKALKGNIFITTGVIFALLELVCIILAMWMARTIRAERRKLQQNLQAHFEN